The Acidaminococcus fermentans DSM 20731 sequence CGAATGGAACAGCCCGGCCAGATCGTACACATAGTGGGCGATCTTGTGGGGGGCCCGTTCTGCAGCTGCCGTTTCAATCAGTTCCTCATAATCATTCAGCTTCTTGATCAGGTCCACTTCAATGGGTTCCTTCAGCACGGAAAGGTCGCAGTCCTTCCGGAGGGCGATCTTTTCTTCTTCCATCTGCCGCAGGATGCTGCAGATCCGGGCATGGGCATACTGGACATAGTACACCGGGTTGTCATTGGAATGTTCCGTGGCCAGAGTCAGATCGAAATCCAGCTGGCTGTCCATGCTCCGCATGATGAAGAAGAACCGGGCCGCATCGGTCCCCACTTCCTCGATCAGTTCATTGAGGGTCACGCTCTTGCCGGTGCGCTTGCTCATCTTCACCAGTTCCCCGTTCCGGTACAGGGCCACCATCTGGAGGATCAGCACTTCCAGCCGGCTGGGATCATAGCCCAGGGCCTCCATGGCCGCCTTCACCCGGGGAATGTACCCGTGATGGTCGGCGCCCCACAGGTTGATCACCCGGTCGAAGCCCCGCTGGAATTTGTTCTGGTGGTAGGCGATATCCGCGGCAAAGTAGGTGGATACCCCGTTGTCACGGATCACCACCCGGTCTTTATCATCTCCGAAAGCCGTGGATCTGAACCACTTGGCTCCGTCTTTCTCATACACATAGCCTTTTTCCTGGAGCTCGTCCACCACTTGGTGGATCTTGTCCGCATCGTGGAGACTCTGTTCGCTGAACCACACGTCGAATTCACAGTTGAAGGCTTCCAGGTCTTCCTTCAGGGCCGCCAGTTTTTCTTCCTTGGCCAGGGTCTGGAACTGTTCCAGCCGTTCTTCTTCCGGCATATGGATGAACTTGTCCCCGTATTTGGCCTTGATCCGCCGGGCGGTCACTTTGATGTCTTCCCCATGGTATCCGTTTTCCGGAAACTGGCAGGGAATGTCGAAGAGTTCCAGGTACCGGGCGTTCACAGAAAGGGCC is a genomic window containing:
- the argS gene encoding arginine--tRNA ligase, whose product is MDMKKVLAEAVADAVRKAIEAGKLSQGEMAPVVLTVPPQKAFGDFATNFALQAARNFHCAPRVIAAAVQEYLDCPSVDKVEIAGPGFLNFYLKEDWLGESLRAILDKGENYGNLPPKNGEKIQIEYVSANPTGPLHVGHGRGAAVGSALASLMKAAGYDVTREYYINDAGNQMHNLALSVNARYLELFDIPCQFPENGYHGEDIKVTARRIKAKYGDKFIHMPEEERLEQFQTLAKEEKLAALKEDLEAFNCEFDVWFSEQSLHDADKIHQVVDELQEKGYVYEKDGAKWFRSTAFGDDKDRVVIRDNGVSTYFAADIAYHQNKFQRGFDRVINLWGADHHGYIPRVKAAMEALGYDPSRLEVLILQMVALYRNGELVKMSKRTGKSVTLNELIEEVGTDAARFFFIMRSMDSQLDFDLTLATEHSNDNPVYYVQYAHARICSILRQMEEEKIALRKDCDLSVLKEPIEVDLIKKLNDYEELIETAAAERAPHKIAHYVYDLAGLFHSFYNQCRVLGVDPAVQQARLALITAVGNTLRHGLKILGVSAPDHM